In the Helianthus annuus cultivar XRQ/B chromosome 11, HanXRQr2.0-SUNRISE, whole genome shotgun sequence genome, one interval contains:
- the LOC110901688 gene encoding uncharacterized protein LOC110901688 encodes MEKLTLSLIFASRKLRRYFQAHKVVLLTDQPLQKVLRRPELSGRLAKWEVELGYHAIEYKTRTSVFYTNGASSEKGNGAVITLISPEGIELTYAIRLDFENTNNTTEYESLLDGLRQAKKVKARNIEANSNSQLVVKQYNGEYDAKDDTMAQYMTQVKELAKTFNTFKMEYVPQGKNRKENALSKLASVTIWLGSEGTLPEDEALSKKIWEKALQYEIIDGPLFRRSYLGPCLKCVDEEEAKYVIQEIHEGIHGMYSGPKTVVAKAMNAGFYWNHVYDSALEEIRKCDNYQVDAPMTTDINTIWFQSRHRGCSRNWAIDIIRPFPEGLGGVKFVVDAIDYFTKWVEGRPLAKITGEQMKKVCL; translated from the exons ATGGAAAAACTAACGTTATCGCTAATCTTTGCATCGAGAAAACTCAGAAGGTACTTCCAAGCCCACAAGGTAGTCTTGCTCACGGACCAACCGCTACAGAAGGTGCTAAGGAGGCCGGAACTCTCTGGTCGGCTCGCCAAATGGGAGGTGGAATTGGGATATCATGCCATTGAATACAAAACAAGAACATCCGTG TTCTACACCAACGGAGCTTCTAGCGAGAAGGGAAATGGGGCAGTCATCACCCTCATTAGTCCGGAAGGAATTGAATTAACCTACGCGATCAGGTTAGACTTTGAGAACACCAATAACACGACTGAATATGAATCACTTCTCGATGGACTAAGGCAGGCAAAGAAAGTAAAAGCGAGGAACATTGAGGCCAACTCAAATTCACAATTAGTAGTCAAACAATACAATGGGGAATATGATGCCAAGGATGATACCATGGCCCAGTATATGACTCAGGTGAAGGAACTCGCCAAAACCTTCAACACCTTCAAGATGGAATACGTCCCTCAGGGAAAAAACAGAAAGGAAAATGCCCTTAGCAAATTGGCCTCTGTGACCATCTGGCTAGGGAG TGAGGGGACTCTACCTGAGGATGAAGCATTGTCCAAGAAGATATGGGAAAAGGCCCTCCAATATGAAATCATTGATGGACCGCTTTTCCGGAGGTCATATCTAGGACCGTGCCTGAAGTGTGTGGACGAAGAAGAGGCAAAGTATGTAATCCAGGAAATACACGAGGGTATCCATGGAATGTATTCAGGACCCAAGACAGTTGTAGCTAAGGCGATGAATGCAGGGTTTTACTGGAACCACGTGTACGACAGTGCCTTGGAAGAAATAAGGAAGTGCGACAACTATCAAGTCGACGCTCCTATGACCACCGACATAAACACCATATGGTTCCAGTCTCGACATCGTGGTTGTTCCAGGAATTGGGCCATCGACATTATAAGGCCTTTTCCGGAAGGCCTAGGTGGGGTAAAGTTTGTGGTGGATGCTATTGATTATTTCACGAAGTGGGTAGAAGGCAGACCTTTGGCAAAAATCACGGGCGAACAGATGAAAAAGGTTTGTCTTTGA
- the LOC110901689 gene encoding excretory canal abnormal protein 6-like yields MEQNVNVNTLIKGTVGDGEEVRFWINWWHGDCALKDTFPALFNLENQKSATVRMRVENWDWRREVSSTREQDEWFKIQQMMNGLTTSATQDKWERVVNIGAYVTNTAHHLHHLPPPPPPPPPPPAVITTRHQPPPTTTTTVLRCPPPPPPATTAIDYHRCHPPS; encoded by the exons ATGGAGCAAAATGTGAATGTGAATACATTAATAAAAGGAACAGTTGGAGATGGTGAGGAAGTAAGGTTTTGGATTAATTGGTGGCATGGTGATTGTGCACTGAAGGATACTTTCCCAGCCTTATTCAATCTGGAGAACCAAAAGAGCGCAACGGTTCGGATGAGAGTGGAAAATTGGGACTGGAGAAGAGAAGTGAGCAGCACAAGGGAGCAAGATGAATGGTTCAAAATTCAACAAATGATGAATGGATTAACAACTTCGGCAACACAGGATAAATGGGAGAGGGTCGTGAACATCGGGG CCTACGTCACAAACACCGCCCATCACCTCCACCatttgccaccaccaccaccaccaccaccaccaccacctgccgtCATCACCACCCGCCACCAAcctccgccgaccaccaccaccaccgtcctccGCTGTCCGCCGCCACCGCCGCCTGCCACCACCGCCATCGACTACCATCGCTGCCACCCGCCATCGTAA